The nucleotide window GGACGAGACCACAATGCAGATGAAGATCCAGACCACAGGTACGTGATCCACTTTACAGCTGGAGCAGGTTCTTGTCACAGCATGTCTAACATTATATCTTTCGATGTTTGATCCCTCAACGCCCCACAGATCATTTGGTCAGGGACAGAGGCTTCCCAATGTGGAGAGATGCCAATGTGTGTTTCCGTACAGATGCCTCTCTTTGGGACTTTTGGGCAATTGCCGTAATCACTTTGCCATTTGGGCAGACATTTTTACAGGACTGCATGCACAAGCTATCCAACAGGGGGGATACAGTTCTCCTCTAGGCCTTCCACACTACCACTATTCCACTTTAGGATGTTTGAACGTGGATTGAGTGATACGCTAAAATCTCAGCAGGTCCTGAAAAAGTGAGACCTAGAGAAGGGCTTTGGacagggttagagttagggttagggttaggcccGCGAAGCCCAGCACGGCCGGCAGCCGCGAGACCGGGAAGGGTGCCCGGTAGGGAAAGCCCCGTCCTCACCCGCCGCTCGGGGGGGCCTCGGTGTCCCGGGAGGGGCGGGGCGGAGGAGCACCGCCCCCCGGCCTCTGTTCCTGCGACAAGCTCCGCCCCCGCCGGCCGCGAGGCGAGGCCCCGCCCCGGACGGAGCGCGTGGGGCCTGCTGACAGCGGGCGGCGGGCAGGGCCTCGCAGGCGGCGTCTCCGGCGGCGCGGAAGGCGGCCCGGGGCGACGATGGTGCTGCGCCGGCTGCTTCTCGCCCTGCTGAACGACCCCCGGCTCCTGGACCGCCTGGCGGAGGCGCAGCCTATTCGGGCGGCGGCGCGCCTCACGGTCGCGGCCCTCACGCGCGGACTGCGCCTGCGCGACACCTTCCTGCGCGAGCTGAAGGAGGAGGCGGCGCGCGCCAAGGACGCCGGCTGGCCCCCGCGCCCCGCCGGGCCGAAGAAGGGGCGCAGCCCGTGAGGGGCCCCGCCTTCCGGAGGGACCGCGCGCGAGTGAGCGGATGGGCGGGGCTTCCGGGCCCTGGACGCGGCGCCCTTCGCTCCCGTCTGGAGTCGGGCAGGAGCGCCGCGACCGGCCCGCCCAGCGCCTCCTACCGGCGGAGGGCGAGGGGCCACCGCGGCCAGGCTGGAGCCCTTCCCCCGGGAgccccgggcggcggcggcggcggcgagggaaGGAGCGGACCTGCGTGGGAGACGGGCGGGCGACGGGGGGCTCGGAAGCCGCCCGGTACGCGCCGCTCGCGTCCCCTCTGCGAACTGAGATCGTCCCTCCGGCATCGAGGTCCCGCGGGTCTGGAACAGCTTGGGGCGCGAttcctgccctgcggcgccccgGAAGGCCGCACTTCCGCTGGGGGGATCCCGGCGCGGCAAGGGCCCCGTTTCCGAGTCTTGGTGGCACGCTTAATCGGGGCGCTGGATTAACCTGTTTTTCTGGATTTGTACCATGTATGGAACCCGGAACGGATCCGAACTCTGTGCCGAGCGCTTTTAAATTTGCTTGAAGTTTGTGTTGTGTGGCTTGTTTGTCCAACTGCTGTGTCTGCACACATGCGAGCTCTGCTGCAGGAGGCGGCAAAGTGACTTAGATTGCTTTGTCAGAATTAGCAGTGTTTTTTCTGTAAGAGACGGGGAGCAGCATTTTATGGGTAGAATCCTCAGGTGAGCAGTGCTCAGGAGAGTTGGAGAAGTGAAGCATTAAGGATATAATTAATTGATGGTATAATAAAATACTTCCGAGGAAAAGGTAAAAGTCATGCGAACAGGCTGGTGATATTGCGGAAAGCTCCCTGGGCTGAATCAAAGAGTGATagcctgtgttcacacaatatttttaattactgtttttttaatacaTAAAGTGGGACCTAACCAAATACACTGAATTTGATAACATGTTAAACTGTTAAAAAAGATGCTGAGCCTCAGGATTAAAACAAGTTCACCTTCACATCTTGTGCGTACGCACCTGCTAGATCTTTAATTGGCCCAGATATGTCTGTTACATTCCatggtcagcaaaggtgacaaacaaacaactactggagctgtacaagatcggaaaatgcggagagagctggtccatagaatcgtcaagaatcggacatgattgatcTGTATCATGTCTGTTAAGCAGACCTCACTGAAACAGCAGGAATAACGTATCGCTAACTAGGTATATAGTGTGGGGAGGGGTGGCATCATATGCACAACACGTCATGCACATGATATTATGTACTGTAAGTCATGATGCAATTGGTGCATGTTATATAATGGATCTTACTTGCCTGTTGACAGATGGTTCTGTTGTCATGGTTTCTACCAAACACCTGTGATGCTGTAGTCTGAAACTGGATGGACTGTGCTGGGTAGGCTAAAGTTCAAAATATGCTCAGGCTTGTGTGATATGCTAGGGTAAAAAGAATTTGGGTTTGGAGCAAGATGAAAAAACAACCTCAGAGCTGGCCAGTCAGGCCATCAAGTCTAACCCCATTCTCAGTTCAAGAGTCAAAGCATCCCTGACCGAGGGCTGTCCGGCCTCCACTTGGACAAACTGAATGCAAGCATCCTCTGTTCCTGTGTCGTATGGCTCTgaggacatttttttcctctaatgTTCAGTCAGAATCTTAGTTTTTCTGGATTCTTTTGTAGGGTTGgtccaatgcagaataaagtggatCAGCTATATTTCTGTCAACACTGCCTGAAACTGCATTCACCCTTTTTGCAACCACATTCAAGATTGATTCATATTCACTTTGTTAATTACCAATCCAAGATCTTTATTATAGGTACTATTGCTAAACCAAGCTAGATGTTCCAATGCTGTAACTCTCCATTTAATtcctgtttcctaagtgaagaactttgcatttcttCCCCGTTACTATAGCCAATTAAGATGTTTTTCTTTCGTCTAGGGTATTtgctatcccacccaattttgcATGATCTGCAGATGTGATGAATTTCCTTTCATCACCTCACCTTAATCATTAATACAAATGTTGATGAGTGCAGAGTCCCCACCAGAACTTTATGGCATCAATGTAGAGGAATCATTCATGAGCATCTCTCTGGGCACCTTTTTTCGGccaattgtttatatttttgccATGCTGTTAGTTCTGGGGTGGTTTGCACAGTTTACTGCCAATCAGCCATACTGATAAGAAACATCATCCCTGATAGCCTATTTCACACTGTGTACCTTTTGTTAATAATGTGTGTGCAAGGCTTCACCTAAAGCTGGTATTCCTCGGGTACAGAATTCATACCCGGGTATCTGTGTCTTGATGAACCCCCATGGGTACTGTGAATCCTCCAACTcagtatatgtgtatacacatgcaTGCAGTATACTCAAAAAGCAGTAAATAGGTTCTCTCCTCTAAGTCCCTTGGTACAATTTTAGATAAAGAATGCATTTAAGTATTCTTTCCTTAGTTTACAGAAACAATTTTGCAAGGTTTACATAATAAGTATATAGCTTGTAAGAAATGGGCAATAGCAAGAAAAGATACAGGCTTAAGAATGTACGTGGATGTAGTTAAAAGAGTCAGATGGCCAGTTTTGCTATAGATCCAACAAGTCTtcagcctggctggggaaaaaaagactgaagCAGCAGCAAGTAAAGCAGCAAGGAAGTGCCAGGCATCCATTTGAGAGGGCAAAATATGTCAGGAGATAAAATGGTATAGTCTCTGTGCCAGACAGGTGATAATCCAGCACTCTGAAAGTAGCCCTTGCTTTCAAAACCCTTGGTGCCAATCCCGTTCTCACCTTGGTAGTTAGCTATGTTGGGTCGAACCCCCTTCATTTAGCCCCTCTTGGGATTCCTTCTGTCCACCTTCTGCCCTCTAGGATTGGCAGAAAGGGGTGTCACGTTCTATCACCTCTTGACCTCATTCTACTAGTCCCTTTATTGATTCCTGAGGCTCCTTCTTTCCTACCACTCCTGACTTCCAGGATGTAGAATCCCCAGCATAGAAACaggatcattttaaaaagtttgttttggTTATTGTAAAACAATACCAACCAATCAGTGTGGCATGTCATAATTCAGCATTCAGCAGAGataatgcaaagcaaagcaatccAAGTAAcattacaagaaaagaaaaaagaataccaAATACCATGCAGGTACAATCAACACTGTAGGCCTAATCCCTTACTACCAAGCCAATACAACTAGGCaatgccatccagcccacactAGCTAGCTTGCTGGTCAATATGCCATAGGGGACATATTTATTGCTGAAGTCAAGATTTACTTTATCCACAGTAATCCCATAGTTTAGTAACAAAAGGTTTCTGatcaaaaaatcaaaattaatctgGGAAGGCTTCTTGAGAAATCTATGCTGAGTAGTATGTAAATGCATTGTTTAGGATGGTGTGGCATTAAAAAGTTCATTTGGAGCAGAGTGGTACGAACATGGGACATGtctccaaccctaaccctaaagctgtttaaaaaaaaaaaaaaaggtcagcagTGTGATTCCAGGAAGAtgggcagctgctttaaagagttgtgaGTTGTAGACAGGTGCTTTGTTCATGCTACGACATGCTTCAGAGCATCTTTTTGGAATTTAGTCCAGAGAACTGACCAAGCATGGTAGTTCTTAAGGTGATTCTCTTTTCCttcaactcctcctcctcttgatcTAATAAATCTTCATTTTCTCACTGCTCCAACCTCTGATTTGACGCGTTTGCATTGCTAGAAATACATGCCAGGTTGTTTCGTGGCAAAAACCCAGTCTACCGCAAGGACTGCAGGTTATGATTATAGAATGAAGCCCATTCATCTTCAGGTTCTTAAGGTAGCATGTGGcagcttttatttcttcttgtccCATTCTGAAGTTCTCAGCTCAGTCCACTAGTGACTTAGAAGGAAATTTGTCAAAGATTGACCTGCCAAATTCCTGTTCTCTCTGGAAAAGAGATATCTTAATGTTCCTTCATTGTCTACAGCAACAGCTCTCAGGACATACCCCTGGCAACCAGCAATTATTCAGGAGACGAGTTTTTCATACCACATGAATTGAGCAGATAAACAGCATTCCTCTGCTGCCGGTCTATTAGCAGTTGCCATTAACTTTCCCACTCTCTAGAAACTGGCTCCCTTCACTCTTgctgtgaggaatgcctaaggctaaataaaagactcagactctaaatcaagtttaagttctggcttttattcagaatagaatgcacaccagtaaaaagctgagagtgaaggaagcgtgccaaaagttgaattaaatagtctcgcgccaaacagcgctccacccccacactccccaggtgtgccccacaagttccacggagtgacaggtcatccaggcttgataggtgagaggtcgtccagccccattcgccccgggcatcgccccgtttatcttcctgcgaggtaatggtccattaccccGTGATTAGACTtcaatattcctcgaaagcccggccacgcccttccgaacctcgccctgattatttctttgataatggtgtcaatggtcgattaccgggcggtGAGActttgttgttcaatagatctcccaaacccattaccttctttgtccagtttatcacccgcacctctccagtcattgacacgtatctgcgctttgtcatgcgagccgttacgatgttgcAACATCgtaacggcgatcatgacacctGCCCACAGTCGCTGCAGCAGACTTTGTCCATCTTTAAGACAAAAGGAAGTAGAACACACTAGAGATCCTGCTGCTTGTAGGCTTCCCGAGTACTTCTGGGGAGTAATTGGGAGCAGAATGCTGGAAAAGATGCATCTGATACAACCCAGCAGGTATTTTACCTTCCCACTTCTCCTTTCAACACAATcttgtttctcttccattaaAGATGTAGCAGTAAGCAATAAAGGTCTTATTTTGAATATCTTCTTGGCGGGATTCCTATATTAATACCTGTGATGGAAAGGTTACTGAATTTGTGTATGAGTGTGATTGTTAGACTGCTAGGTTTTCTTGATGTGAACTTTAATGTGAAGATGAGAGATGGTCTTTTTGGACAATCCAATTGTTTGCTGGTAAATACTTTTTTTGGAGCTAATGGGCAAAAAAAGGTGTCAGTACTTTGGGCCAGCTTCTTGctaatcagttttttaaaatgtttttcaaaaattaattgaATTGCCTTAAACTGCTAAAGGGCAATATGTTCAATTAAAACACCTTCTGATCTTACTATTTGGATATGATGTATTAATTGCTTCTCAAGCTTGTTCATTATTGATATTGTTAGAGAAAGAGTCAGCTTTCATTTACCATTGATTTGGGAAACTTACAGGCAGTTTGGAATAATGAGAGGAATTCAGTTAAATACATTTGTTAATCTGTTGGATGATCCTGAGCATGTAGAGCAAAGGTTAGATTTCAGCCTCTGTTGGAAGGGTAATAGAATCTGAAGGGACTTGTTGTACAGCAATGCTGCTTTGGTATAATATATGTAAGATTGAAATTAGGGtactgagaaagaaaataaggCTCAAAGGTGGGAATGTGATGCTAAATAATATTCtgaaaatttgttgttgtttattcgtttagtcgcttccgactcttcgtgacttcatggaccagcccacgccagagcttcctgtcggtctgaAAATTTAGAAACTAAATTTAGAAAATAATATTCTGAAAATTTAGAAACTAAATAATATTCTGAAAATTTAGAAATTTAGAAAACTTAGAAATGGAGAATTTATGGTGTGTGGGCAGGAATTAGGAAAATTGTTTTACACTGGTGGAAAGTCTCGTACATGCAGCTTAAAAGCAGGATGGAAGATATGCATGCCCCTTCTGTATATGAATTGAGCTTCTACCAGTGCTCTAGAAAGCCTGATTGATATGATTCTATGTGAACAAGGtttaatttgttatttaaaatatgatttctttgtttgttttattctacCTGGATACTGCCTGACTCCAATCGACTCAGTTCCATTGTACATATCcacagctttccttttttctgtttattttttaagcttttctgttttcttttttaatttcttgttggttattattctttttcttttgttatataTAAAAGcagtgcattttttattttaaaaggttccTATCTCAAATCTGCAAAAAACACCAAGGCTTTTAGAACTGCTGGGATCAAGTAAGACTTTATTGAACATGCCAAATCAAAAACAGAGTACATATATCAGTGAAGGAGAGTAATCTGAATCCTGCAATCAATATGTTTTATCTATTGAAGTTGGATCCTGCAGGGAGTGAACGTTTCCCACCCCCACCACCTTTGGTAGAAGGGCGTATGGCTATCCACATTTGCTGccaaagcagaaatggcaggaagatcATCTACAGTATGCTGGCGTATCTTCTCTTTGTACTCGTCATGCTTTATAATCCACAACAAGAATCTCATGTTACTTAACATACATAATAATGTCCTGTTCTAGAGCAAAAAGAATTGCATACCATAATGAATCCCTGCAAGCAAATGTAAGCGAGTAGATGTAAGTTCAACCAAGAATGCCTCTTTGTCTTTCTTACAGTACTCCAGATCAGTACAGCTGATGACACTTGCCAAAAAAAGAACAGCCCTATCTCCCAGATAGGACAGGTCAAATGAT belongs to Candoia aspera isolate rCanAsp1 chromosome 6, rCanAsp1.hap2, whole genome shotgun sequence and includes:
- the NCBP2AS2 gene encoding protein NCBP2AS2, with the protein product MVLRRLLLALLNDPRLLDRLAEAQPIRAAARLTVAALTRGLRLRDTFLRELKEEAARAKDAGWPPRPAGPKKGRSP